The following nucleotide sequence is from Nitrospirota bacterium.
GCAACCACTTTAAACTTTATAGCAGAAGGAAATGTTTTTAAAGGAGGTGCAATACTTCCAGGCATAGGGCTTATGGCAGATGCCCTTAAAAAAGGGACCTCAAAACTGCCCAGAGCACCTTTAAAGAGACCTAAGTCCGTATTAGGCAGGGATGCTATTGGCTCGATGCTTTCAGGCATTATATTAGGCAGTTCAGGTGCAGTCGAAAGGCTCATATCCGATGTCGAAAAGACAGAGGCTAAAAAATATCAGGTTATCCTTACAGGAGGTTACTCAGGGCTTGTGTCGGCATTTCTTAAACGGATTGACTTTATAGAGCCCAATCTTGTGCTAAAAGGCATGAGGTTTATATACAAAAAGCAATGCGAGAATTAAGAAAAGACCCTTTATTAGGCAGATGGGTAGTCATCATGAACTACTCCTTAAAGCCCGAGGCGTATGTAAGGGCAATCACTCGCAGGGCAGAAGAAAAAACATCCTGTATCTTCTGCTCAGGTCGGGAAACAGAGACACCGACTGAGATTACAGCTATCAGGGCAGATGGCAGTCAGCCTAACACGCCTAACTGGTCTGTTAGGGTGATTCCAAACCCAAAGCCAATACTTCACATCGAGGGAGACTTAGAAAGAAAAGGTATCGGCATGTATGACAAGATGAACAGCATTGGTGCAAACGAGATAATAATCGAGACCCCAGAACATATGACACCTGCCGAGGATTTAGGAGTGGAGCAGACAAAAAGAGTCCTTGCGCTTTATAAAAGAAGGATTTCGGACCTTGAAAAGGACCCAAGGATAAGGTATGTGTTTATCTGTAAGAACTCAGGCAGGGGCGCAGGTGCTATGTTCAGTCACCCGCATTCAGAAGTAGTTGCAACACCTATCATACCAAAGCTCATAAAAGAAGAACTGGACAGTGCCAAAAGCTATTACTCCTATAAAGAGAGGTGCATATTCTGCGATATAATGGCTGAAGAGCTTAGAATGGCTGAAAGGATTATATCTGAGAGTAGGCACTTCGTAGCATTCTGCCCTTATGCCCCAAAGTCTCCTTTTGAGTTCTGGATAATGCCAAAAAGACACAGGTGCGCATTTCAGGACATAACAGATGAGGAGATGGAAGACTTGGGCTCGCTCATGACAACGCTCTTAAGGAAGATGCGGCTCGTTCTCAACGAGCCTGCCTTTCACTATGTCCTTCATACAGCACCAAATAGGATTCCAAGGAGAGACCACTGGCATACTTTGGGAGATGACTTTCACTGGCATATAGAGGTAACGCCAAGATTAGTAAGGGCATCGGGTTTTGAATTGGGCTCGGACTTCTATGTCCTGACAACCAGTCCCGAGGATGCCGCAAAATACATAAAGGAGGCTTAAGGTGGAGGAGGCGGGGGCGAAGGTTCGCCGCCTCCGCTTCCACCACTACTACCGCCTCCGCTTCCACCACTTGCAGCAGCTGCCACGCCGGCGACCAAAATGAGCAACAGCCACTTCCATATTTTACTTTTTTTCTTCGGTTTCGGCATTACCTCTTCAAAGGGCATATCCTCTTCAGGCGTTGCCTCAAACCCAGGCTCATGTTTCGTTATACTTGTCTCCTTAGCAATGTAGCTGTCCGCAGAGGTTATTTTCGGAAAACAGAAAACAAGAAGTGAAAATGTGAGCAAGAGGGCAATGCTTATCCTAAAACAGTTCAGTCTTCTTCAAAAGCCCCATAACGCTGAGCGCGGGGCCTTCGAGCCGTCCAGCACAAAGAGGTAGTCCCTCGTCATGTCCATGCCGCGTCTTGCCATGTCCTCAAGGAGCATCTTGCAGACCTCGGCGTTCTCCGTGGCCCCATGCCAAAGGCAGAGTACGTGCTTCTTTCCTTTCACATCCAATCCCAGAGCCACGACAAGCAGGTTACCTTTAAACTCTATGCCGTCTATGAATATCGCACAGAGATCAAGCCCGGAGAGGTCCCTCTCCATGAACTCCCTCATCTGCTCCGCCGTGGCCTCGACGAAATGCCTGCTTACGCTGGACTTCTTTATCCCATAGCCCTTGATAACCGACTCCACCGCCTCTTCGTAGTTCCTGCTCGATATGCCGAGGACAAGGTTCTTCATCACCTGTCGCCTCATGCCCTGCGGGTCCCTGAAAGCCTCATATGTGCTTAGAGGAATCTCCTTGTTGTCCCTGCCTCGTAAGCGGGGCCGTTCTATCACGACCTTCTGTCTGTCGAAATACACGGGGCGAAGATCGCCGCCCCACCAGTTGGCCGTCCTTAGCGGGTTCCTGCTGTTCTTCTGCCCGGCTATGCGCTCGCACTCGTCTTCAAGCAAGGTGGAGACCACCATAAGCCCTGCCTCCCGCGACATGCGCTCTACCGCCTCCGGAATGCCCGAAAGAACCTCGGCCACCGGCAACGGCAGCTCAAACACAACCCTGCCCTCCCTTATCTCCCTTATTTTGCCGTTTACTTTTCTCTCCATTTTGCGGTATCTTTTTCCCATAGAAAGCGACCTCCTTTTGATTTGGTTGAGCGAATCATTTTAATCGGGGGTCGCTTCCTACTTCAACAACTTACAGGGAATAACCGTCCCTGTTTCTGGTCCTTTCTTCCCCTCCATTTCTAAGTATTTCTTCTGACCTGCCAAAACAATTTTTGCAAGTACAGGAGAAAACCAAAAATTATAAAACTTACCAAATTACCTATAAAAATTCCCCAGAGAAGTTCTTGTAAAAATAACCTTCCCAAAATAAACCATTTAGCAAAAAAAAGACTATCTTCGTGAATCTGCGATAAAACAAGATCTAGTGTTACTGGCCTTAATCCTGTATAAATAAAAAACGACAATATTGTTTCATAAATAGAGAATACCACCCAGGCAACTTCCCAAGAAAAAATAAATTCTTGCTTAGTAACTGATGTCTTATTTTTCCTGTAAAAATGTAATGGTAATATATAAAGTAAAACTAAGAATAATAAAATTAACAAACCCTTTATATAACCTACAAACCAGTGTTCTGGTGGAGTCCAATTCCAATTACTGATAAAAATATAAACCTGGCGGATGGTGCTAAGAAATATCCCAAGTAAAAAACCATTTCCAATAAAATACCAAAAACGCCTTTTCCTGAGTTTACTAATAGGGATGATAAAGAGGCTCGGATAGAATATAATTACATCTACAGGCCCTTCATGTTCTTTTAATAAATTATAAAATTCAATGTCATGCTTCCCTATATCTATACAGCCCTTTGAACCTGAGAACATACCTCCGTGTATAAAAAACCCGCTTCTTCCATAGGTATTTGTTTTAGGTTTTGTGTGTAGTGGAACTCTCCAGCGACCCCAATCTTCGAAACGCACAAAACGCCAGTACAAAGACCTTAAACGCCCTCCGCTAAACTCTGAGGGATTTAAATAATAAGAGCCTGCTGGAATAGGACCTTTATTTTTTAGGAATTGATATCTTGGGTTCGAATAATCTGGCAACCCTGATGTTGCAGGATAATAGGCTACAGGATTTCCGTCATCATCAACTACTAATAAGCCAGTTCCATTGAAACCTATTGTATGTAATCCCAAGGGGTCTCTGTAATTTATAGGTGCATTGCGCACATAGCTGTAATAGTTCATCCCACCTGCCATACCTATCGGGTCTT
It contains:
- a CDS encoding HIT domain-containing protein — its product is MRELRKDPLLGRWVVIMNYSLKPEAYVRAITRRAEEKTSCIFCSGRETETPTEITAIRADGSQPNTPNWSVRVIPNPKPILHIEGDLERKGIGMYDKMNSIGANEIIIETPEHMTPAEDLGVEQTKRVLALYKRRISDLEKDPRIRYVFICKNSGRGAGAMFSHPHSEVVATPIIPKLIKEELDSAKSYYSYKERCIFCDIMAEELRMAERIISESRHFVAFCPYAPKSPFEFWIMPKRHRCAFQDITDEEMEDLGSLMTTLLRKMRLVLNEPAFHYVLHTAPNRIPRRDHWHTLGDDFHWHIEVTPRLVRASGFELGSDFYVLTTSPEDAAKYIKEA
- a CDS encoding transposase, with amino-acid sequence MGKRYRKMERKVNGKIREIREGRVVFELPLPVAEVLSGIPEAVERMSREAGLMVVSTLLEDECERIAGQKNSRNPLRTANWWGGDLRPVYFDRQKVVIERPRLRGRDNKEIPLSTYEAFRDPQGMRRQVMKNLVLGISSRNYEEAVESVIKGYGIKKSSVSRHFVEATAEQMREFMERDLSGLDLCAIFIDGIEFKGNLLVVALGLDVKGKKHVLCLWHGATENAEVCKMLLEDMARRGMDMTRDYLFVLDGSKAPRSALWGF
- a CDS encoding DUF2778 domain-containing protein; translation: IAINGFNADCTPLTASFKYDALGRRIEKTVNGKTTQYLYGGLDIVQEIEDGMVTVNYIRTLNIDEPLVRIKSDGTIRYYQQDALGSVIALTDENGTVKTTYSYDPYGNTEVMGEPSDNPFQYTGRENDGGGHYYYRTRYKLDSRFISEDPIGMAGGMNYYSYVRNAPINYRDPLGLHTIGFNGTGLLVVDDDGNPVAYYPATSGLPDYSNPRYQFLKNKGPIPAGSYYLNPSEFSGGRLRSLYWRFVRFEDWGRWRVPLHTKPKTNTYGRSGFFIHGGMFSGSKGCIDIGKHDIEFYNLLKEHEGPVDVIIFYPSLFIIPISKLRKRRFWYFIGNGFLLGIFLSTIRQVYIFISNWNWTPPEHWFVGYIKGLLILLFLVLLYILPLHFYRKNKTSVTKQEFIFSWEVAWVVFSIYETILSFFIYTGLRPVTLDLVLSQIHEDSLFFAKWFILGRLFLQELLWGIFIGNLVSFIIFGFLLYLQKLFWQVRRNT